Genomic segment of Borreliella spielmanii:
CATTTCAAATAAAACAGCACTATTGTTTAAAGCTTGTATAAAATCGGATTTTTGCTCTTTAGCTTTTAAAAAACAGCTTAACGCAAGTTCATATTCTCTTAAATTGAAATAAAAAACACCTAAATTATAATTTTCAAAAGGACCTAAATCATCTTTATTTTTTTCAACTTTCCCATAATCCATAAGCTTAACTAAAAAATTGTGTTCACTTAAAATAACAGGATAAGTATTTAATACATATAAAAGAGCCTTATAATCCTTTTTCTTAAAATAAATAAGTGCTTTAAGTGCAAGAGAATCAAAATTTTCATCAAAAACATCTAAATTATCAAGAGAGCTTTTAAAATCACCATTTTTATAAAAATTTAAAGCTTTCTCAAAACTAAAGTTATTCATATTTTTTAAAAATCTCCATAGGCCTTACAGAAATTTCCTTTGAAAAAGAAGTCTTATTAACACTTTTGTCTAAATTGTAAGCAGCAATACTAATATAATAAAGCCTTCCATCTTCAAGTCCTGTAATCTTAAAAGAAGTTTGATTTCCAACATCAATAGGAGAAATTAAAGAGCCACTGGTTTTTCCATGATAATTACCAGAGGTAACGCCAATATAAATATAATATCCTTCAACACTACTATTAACAACAGGAATCCACTCAATAAAAACTTCCCTAGAACCTGGAATAACTTTTGTTATCACAGGAGGAAATGGAGCTGCTTCGGGAACATAAGTGATCGACATACTATAAAGAGAAGGACTGCTTACAGAATCTCCACTAGGATAAAATTCAACTTTTATTTGAATATATTTTGATATTTTCGAATCTGGAAAATCTTTTTTAGGATCAAAATGAATCCAAGCCCCAGTTAAATTTTTCTTAATATTCCCATAGCTATCTGTATCATAAAACACTTTATTATCTAATCTATAATAATAAACAATCTCTGTATCCTTAGGAACATTAGAATCAACATCAAAAGACAATATTTGAGAATAATATTTAGAAAGCTTAATAGGCTCTGTAATAATGTATCCCATATTCTTTGAAAAAAAAGCATTGCTAACTTCTTCAAAGCTTTTATGTATTTCTAAATTCTCAACAGCACCAGTAAAATAAGTTCCTAGAGTAAAATCAATAAAATTGCCAATACTTAATAAATATCCTGATCCTTCCTTCTTGTTATCCGTTACATATTCTATTGCTTGAGGTTTAGAGTCTATTAAATATTCAAGTATGCCGTCCCTTTGTCTATATCTTAAAGTATGTAAATGCCATTTCTTTGGAATAAAATCATCATTGCTTTTCATTCTAATTTTGATAGGATTTTTATTATCTTTTAAAAATACATTGTTTAAAACCCAAACAAAATTTCCCTCATCACTTTCCAATCTAATAGACTGATCTACCCACAAATTATTAATATTTTTATAACCATCCCAACTAAAAATAATTTCTCCTGTAACAGAAGTTGTTCGATATACCCAAAACTTAATAGTAAAATCAGAAACGGTATTGCCTGAGAAAAAGAATGCTTTTTTTGTCAATGGCTTAAACTTAATAGAATTTTGATTTGAATAAAAAATTAAAGAGCCGTTAGAGACATTACGAAATTCATTTGAAACTCTCAAACTTTTTGCACTAACTAAATAGTTTAAAGATGTGTCTTTTAATTTATTATCCCTTCCTATTTCTAAGCGTAAATCAATATTATTCAAATCTAAAACAGCTTTATATCTACCCAAATAAATACCAAGCAAACCCCTCATATCCCTTTCAAAAGTAATATTTTTAGAATCTTGAATAAATTTAAAATTTTTTTTTGAATCAAGTATCAACTTCAATTCTTGAGATAAAAGACTAGAAAAACACGCA
This window contains:
- a CDS encoding fibronectin type III domain-containing protein — encoded protein: MRLILMLLLFFACFSSLLSQELKLILDSKKNFKFIQDSKNITFERDMRGLLGIYLGRYKAVLDLNNIDLRLEIGRDNKLKDTSLNYLVSAKSLRVSNEFRNVSNGSLIFYSNQNSIKFKPLTKKAFFFSGNTVSDFTIKFWVYRTTSVTGEIIFSWDGYKNINNLWVDQSIRLESDEGNFVWVLNNVFLKDNKNPIKIRMKSNDDFIPKKWHLHTLRYRQRDGILEYLIDSKPQAIEYVTDNKKEGSGYLLSIGNFIDFTLGTYFTGAVENLEIHKSFEEVSNAFFSKNMGYIITEPIKLSKYYSQILSFDVDSNVPKDTEIVYYYRLDNKVFYDTDSYGNIKKNLTGAWIHFDPKKDFPDSKISKYIQIKVEFYPSGDSVSSPSLYSMSITYVPEAAPFPPVITKVIPGSREVFIEWIPVVNSSVEGYYIYIGVTSGNYHGKTSGSLISPIDVGNQTSFKITGLEDGRLYYISIAAYNLDKSVNKTSFSKEISVRPMEIFKKYE